A stretch of the Panicum virgatum strain AP13 chromosome 9N, P.virgatum_v5, whole genome shotgun sequence genome encodes the following:
- the LOC120692563 gene encoding fructose-1,6-bisphosphatase, cytosolic-like isoform X2, with product MHRFSARYCICFDPPDGSSNIDCGVSIGTLVLSTGSGVNGFTLDPSLGEFILTHLDIKILKMGKIYSVNEGNAKNWDAAIAKFVEKGKYLKDGSPPKSLRYIGSTVADVHCTLLYGGVFLSPFDSAFFSTFYAMARWQKR from the exons ATGCATCGATTTTCTGCCAGGTACTGCATCTGCTTTGATCCACCCGACGGCTCCTCCAACATTGACTGTGGCGTCTCAATCGGAACG CTTGTTCTGAGCACTGGGAGTGGTGTCAATGGCTTCACACTTGACCCATCACTTGGCGAGTTCATACTGACTCATCTAGACATCAAG ATACTTAAGATGGGAAAGATTTATTCAGTCAATGAAGGGAATGCCAAAAATTGGGATGCAGCTATTGCGAA GTTTGTGGAGAAGGGTAAATACCTCAAAGATGGTTCGCCACCTAAATCTTTGAGATACATTGGAAG TACGGTTGCTGATGTTCACTGTACCTTGCTCTATGGGGGTGTATTTTTGTCTCCTTTTGATTCTGCATTTTTTTCCACTT TTTATGCAATGGCTAGATGGCAGAAGCGTTAA
- the LOC120692563 gene encoding fructose-1,6-bisphosphatase, cytosolic-like isoform X6, with the protein MHRFSARYCICFDPPDGSSNIDCGVSIGTLVLSTGSGVNGFTLDPSLGEFILTHLDIKILKMGKIYSVNEGNAKNWDAAIAKFVEKGKYLKDGSPPKSLRYIGSTVADVHCTLLYGCSLCNG; encoded by the exons ATGCATCGATTTTCTGCCAGGTACTGCATCTGCTTTGATCCACCCGACGGCTCCTCCAACATTGACTGTGGCGTCTCAATCGGAACG CTTGTTCTGAGCACTGGGAGTGGTGTCAATGGCTTCACACTTGACCCATCACTTGGCGAGTTCATACTGACTCATCTAGACATCAAG ATACTTAAGATGGGAAAGATTTATTCAGTCAATGAAGGGAATGCCAAAAATTGGGATGCAGCTATTGCGAA GTTTGTGGAGAAGGGTAAATACCTCAAAGATGGTTCGCCACCTAAATCTTTGAGATACATTGGAAG TACGGTTGCTGATGTTCACTGTACCTTGCTCTATGG TTGTAGTTTATGCAATGGCTAG
- the LOC120692563 gene encoding fructose-1,6-bisphosphatase, cytosolic-like isoform X1 produces MHRFSARYCICFDPPDGSSNIDCGVSIGTLVLSTGSGVNGFTLDPSLGEFILTHLDIKILKMGKIYSVNEGNAKNWDAAIAKFVEKGKYLKDGSPPKSLRYIGSTVADVHCTLLYGGVFLSPFDSAFFSTFVVYAMARWQKR; encoded by the exons ATGCATCGATTTTCTGCCAGGTACTGCATCTGCTTTGATCCACCCGACGGCTCCTCCAACATTGACTGTGGCGTCTCAATCGGAACG CTTGTTCTGAGCACTGGGAGTGGTGTCAATGGCTTCACACTTGACCCATCACTTGGCGAGTTCATACTGACTCATCTAGACATCAAG ATACTTAAGATGGGAAAGATTTATTCAGTCAATGAAGGGAATGCCAAAAATTGGGATGCAGCTATTGCGAA GTTTGTGGAGAAGGGTAAATACCTCAAAGATGGTTCGCCACCTAAATCTTTGAGATACATTGGAAG TACGGTTGCTGATGTTCACTGTACCTTGCTCTATGGGGGTGTATTTTTGTCTCCTTTTGATTCTGCATTTTTTTCCACTT TTGTAGTTTATGCAATGGCTAGATGGCAGAAGCGTTAA
- the LOC120692563 gene encoding fructose-1,6-bisphosphatase, cytosolic-like isoform X7, with the protein MHRFSARYCICFDPPDGSSNIDCGVSIGTLVLSTGSGVNGFTLDPSLGEFILTHLDIKILKMGKIYSVNEGNAKNWDAAIAKFVEKGKYLKDGSPPKSLRYIGSCSLCNG; encoded by the exons ATGCATCGATTTTCTGCCAGGTACTGCATCTGCTTTGATCCACCCGACGGCTCCTCCAACATTGACTGTGGCGTCTCAATCGGAACG CTTGTTCTGAGCACTGGGAGTGGTGTCAATGGCTTCACACTTGACCCATCACTTGGCGAGTTCATACTGACTCATCTAGACATCAAG ATACTTAAGATGGGAAAGATTTATTCAGTCAATGAAGGGAATGCCAAAAATTGGGATGCAGCTATTGCGAA GTTTGTGGAGAAGGGTAAATACCTCAAAGATGGTTCGCCACCTAAATCTTTGAGATACATTGGAAG TTGTAGTTTATGCAATGGCTAG
- the LOC120692563 gene encoding fructose-1,6-bisphosphatase, cytosolic-like isoform X8, which yields MHRFSARYCICFDPPDGSSNIDCGVSIGTLVLSTGSGVNGFTLDPSLGEFILTHLDIKILKMGKIYSVNEGNAKNWDAAIAKFVEKGKYLKDGSPPKSLRYIGSLCNG from the exons ATGCATCGATTTTCTGCCAGGTACTGCATCTGCTTTGATCCACCCGACGGCTCCTCCAACATTGACTGTGGCGTCTCAATCGGAACG CTTGTTCTGAGCACTGGGAGTGGTGTCAATGGCTTCACACTTGACCCATCACTTGGCGAGTTCATACTGACTCATCTAGACATCAAG ATACTTAAGATGGGAAAGATTTATTCAGTCAATGAAGGGAATGCCAAAAATTGGGATGCAGCTATTGCGAA GTTTGTGGAGAAGGGTAAATACCTCAAAGATGGTTCGCCACCTAAATCTTTGAGATACATTGGAAG TTTATGCAATGGCTAG
- the LOC120692563 gene encoding fructose-1,6-bisphosphatase, cytosolic-like isoform X3 produces MHRFSARYCICFDPPDGSSNIDCGVSIGTLVLSTGSGVNGFTLDPSLGEFILTHLDIKMGKIYSVNEGNAKNWDAAIAKFVEKGKYLKDGSPPKSLRYIGSTVADVHCTLLYGGVFLSPFDSAFFSTFVVYAMARWQKR; encoded by the exons ATGCATCGATTTTCTGCCAGGTACTGCATCTGCTTTGATCCACCCGACGGCTCCTCCAACATTGACTGTGGCGTCTCAATCGGAACG CTTGTTCTGAGCACTGGGAGTGGTGTCAATGGCTTCACACTTGACCCATCACTTGGCGAGTTCATACTGACTCATCTAGACATCAAG ATGGGAAAGATTTATTCAGTCAATGAAGGGAATGCCAAAAATTGGGATGCAGCTATTGCGAA GTTTGTGGAGAAGGGTAAATACCTCAAAGATGGTTCGCCACCTAAATCTTTGAGATACATTGGAAG TACGGTTGCTGATGTTCACTGTACCTTGCTCTATGGGGGTGTATTTTTGTCTCCTTTTGATTCTGCATTTTTTTCCACTT TTGTAGTTTATGCAATGGCTAGATGGCAGAAGCGTTAA
- the LOC120692563 gene encoding fructose-1,6-bisphosphatase, cytosolic-like isoform X9, whose protein sequence is MLAAGYYMCGSSCTLVLSTGSGVNGFTLDPSLGEFILTHLDIKILKMGKIYSVNEGNAKNWDAAIAKFVEKGKYLKDGSPPKSLRYIGSCSLCNG, encoded by the exons ATGCTTGCTGCGGGATACTACATGTGTGGCAGTTCCTGCACG CTTGTTCTGAGCACTGGGAGTGGTGTCAATGGCTTCACACTTGACCCATCACTTGGCGAGTTCATACTGACTCATCTAGACATCAAG ATACTTAAGATGGGAAAGATTTATTCAGTCAATGAAGGGAATGCCAAAAATTGGGATGCAGCTATTGCGAA GTTTGTGGAGAAGGGTAAATACCTCAAAGATGGTTCGCCACCTAAATCTTTGAGATACATTGGAAG TTGTAGTTTATGCAATGGCTAG
- the LOC120692563 gene encoding fructose-1,6-bisphosphatase, cytosolic-like isoform X4 encodes MLAAGYYMCGSSCTLVLSTGSGVNGFTLDPSLGEFILTHLDIKILKMGKIYSVNEGNAKNWDAAIAKFVEKGKYLKDGSPPKSLRYIGSTVADVHCTLLYGGVFLSPFDSAFFSTFVVYAMARWQKR; translated from the exons ATGCTTGCTGCGGGATACTACATGTGTGGCAGTTCCTGCACG CTTGTTCTGAGCACTGGGAGTGGTGTCAATGGCTTCACACTTGACCCATCACTTGGCGAGTTCATACTGACTCATCTAGACATCAAG ATACTTAAGATGGGAAAGATTTATTCAGTCAATGAAGGGAATGCCAAAAATTGGGATGCAGCTATTGCGAA GTTTGTGGAGAAGGGTAAATACCTCAAAGATGGTTCGCCACCTAAATCTTTGAGATACATTGGAAG TACGGTTGCTGATGTTCACTGTACCTTGCTCTATGGGGGTGTATTTTTGTCTCCTTTTGATTCTGCATTTTTTTCCACTT TTGTAGTTTATGCAATGGCTAGATGGCAGAAGCGTTAA
- the LOC120692563 gene encoding fructose-1,6-bisphosphatase, cytosolic-like isoform X5, with protein sequence MLAAGYYMCGSSCTLVLSTGSGVNGFTLDPSLGEFILTHLDIKMGKIYSVNEGNAKNWDAAIAKFVEKGKYLKDGSPPKSLRYIGSTVADVHCTLLYGGVFLSPFDSAFFSTFVVYAMARWQKR encoded by the exons ATGCTTGCTGCGGGATACTACATGTGTGGCAGTTCCTGCACG CTTGTTCTGAGCACTGGGAGTGGTGTCAATGGCTTCACACTTGACCCATCACTTGGCGAGTTCATACTGACTCATCTAGACATCAAG ATGGGAAAGATTTATTCAGTCAATGAAGGGAATGCCAAAAATTGGGATGCAGCTATTGCGAA GTTTGTGGAGAAGGGTAAATACCTCAAAGATGGTTCGCCACCTAAATCTTTGAGATACATTGGAAG TACGGTTGCTGATGTTCACTGTACCTTGCTCTATGGGGGTGTATTTTTGTCTCCTTTTGATTCTGCATTTTTTTCCACTT TTGTAGTTTATGCAATGGCTAGATGGCAGAAGCGTTAA